The proteins below come from a single Parageobacillus toebii NBRC 107807 genomic window:
- the moaA gene encoding GTP 3',8-cyclase MoaA gives MGKGQSVIVDQWSRPLRDLRISVIDQCNFRCVYCMPAEIFGPNFRFLREDELLTIEEMGLLAESFAELGVEKIRITGGEPLLRRDLDLLVERLAHISGIRDIALTTNGIHLVKWAKRLKEAGLKRVNVSLDALDDKVFKKMNGVGVGVKPVLKGIEAAREAGLGVKVNMVVKKGMNDSQIIPMANYFKERGIPLRFIEYMDVGTTNGWDFSHVVTKKEMYERLQQMHPLEPVEKAYFGEVASRYRYVGTNVEVGFIASVTESFCQSCTRARISADGTLYTCLFAASGVSLKEKLRSGADKEEIKKMIASTWNMRTDRYSDERTEQTAKTRKKIEMSYIGG, from the coding sequence ATGGGAAAAGGTCAATCGGTGATTGTCGACCAATGGAGCCGTCCGCTTCGCGATTTGCGCATTTCAGTAATAGACCAGTGCAATTTCCGATGCGTATATTGCATGCCGGCAGAAATATTTGGACCGAATTTCCGTTTTTTGCGTGAAGACGAATTATTAACGATCGAGGAAATGGGGCTGCTTGCGGAAAGTTTTGCGGAACTTGGGGTGGAAAAAATTCGCATCACCGGGGGAGAACCGCTGTTAAGACGCGACTTAGACTTATTAGTAGAACGGCTGGCGCACATTTCCGGCATTCGCGATATCGCTCTTACTACGAATGGGATTCATTTAGTGAAATGGGCAAAACGTTTGAAAGAAGCGGGGCTAAAGCGCGTCAATGTCAGTCTGGACGCATTAGATGACAAAGTATTTAAAAAGATGAACGGGGTTGGCGTCGGGGTCAAGCCGGTGTTAAAAGGGATTGAAGCAGCGCGGGAAGCGGGGCTTGGCGTCAAAGTGAACATGGTCGTCAAAAAGGGAATGAACGACTCGCAAATCATTCCGATGGCAAACTATTTTAAAGAACGAGGCATTCCCCTCCGCTTTATTGAATATATGGACGTCGGCACGACAAACGGATGGGATTTTTCCCATGTGGTAACGAAAAAAGAAATGTATGAACGCCTGCAGCAAATGCATCCGCTTGAGCCGGTGGAAAAAGCCTACTTCGGCGAGGTGGCAAGCCGCTACCGCTATGTTGGCACGAACGTGGAAGTCGGCTTTATCGCTTCGGTGACCGAATCGTTTTGCCAAAGCTGCACCCGGGCGCGCATTTCCGCCGATGGCACGCTATATACGTGCTTGTTTGCTGCAAGCGGTGTTTCGTTAAAAGAAAAACTGCGTTCCGGGGCCGATAAAGAAGAAATAAAGAAAATGATTGCATCGACATGGAACATGCGGACAGACCGCTACTCGGATGAACGAACGGAGCAAACAGCAAAAACGCGGAAAAAAATTGAAATGTCTTATATTGGCGGATAA